Proteins from one Nomia melanderi isolate GNS246 chromosome 3, iyNomMela1, whole genome shotgun sequence genomic window:
- the LOC143174330 gene encoding uncharacterized protein LOC143174330 isoform X2, with protein MGKSVNIFKTQYFNFCRILLIATGQWPYQNKVVAIPLRSVICTMLIIIINAQICKIYESGNSVQTLVETVPYLLSAVIPAMRYRNSLMNIKRRKNLFDRIKYDWECAVLNNEDHIFESYAKGAWKLSMVYATILNSMMVLYVIVEIVLLVLNRLSSWSFTSLSHLPIQVEFFIDEDKYFYYILAFTNLTVSTGCMAHLALDMEMNIIINHACTMFAIVGQRLEKVFRINLDEHKKRAHVNQMLIRTIKYHRDALQFVDCISSYCSGFYVLSFYILLVNFSILSFHAWTVIRAFERLEIFVFPVLSFSGECVMAAYNTVLMQWIIDASSAVFHRAYCGEWYTAPISQQKTLLLIMRKCMKPAAITFANVFTLSMQKYAMAAETVFSYFMVLCSLQ; from the exons ATGGGGAAGTCAGTGAACATCTTCAAGACTCAGTACTTCAACTTTTGCCGGATACTGTTGATTGCCACGGGCCAATGGCCTTATCAAAATAAAGTAGTAGCCATACCGCTCAGAAGTGTTATTTGTACCATGttaataatcattataaatgCACAG ATCTGTAAAATCTACGAATCGGGGAACAGCGTGCAAACACTTGTCGAGACCGTACCGTATTTACTAAGTGCCGTAATTCCTGCTATGAGATACAGAAATAGTTTGATGAACATAAAGAGG AGGAAAAACCTGTTCGACAGGATTAAATACGATTGGGAGTGTGCGGTGCTGAACAACGAAGATCATATTTTTGAATCTTACGCTAAAGGAGCATGGAAACTGTCCATGGTGTACGCTA CGATTTTGAATTCAATGATGGTATTGTATGTTATCGTTGAAATCGTGCTGTTGGTACTGAATAGGCTGTCTTCGTGGAGCTTCACTAGTCTATCGCATTTGCCGATTCAAGTCGAGTTCTTTATAGACGAGgacaaatacttttattatattttggcCTTTACTAATTTGACAGTGTCTACGGGATGCATGGCCCATCTCGCTTTAGATATGGAAATGAATATCATCATTAACCACGCGTGCACAATGTTCGCTATCGTTGG ACAGCGTTTGGAGAAGGTATTCCGTATTAATTTGGATGAACATAAAAAGAGAGCTCACGTCAATCAAATGCTTATTCGTACCATCAAGTATCACAGAGACGCCCTGCA GTTTGTGGACTGCATAAGTTCTTACTGCTCAGGGTTCTATGTACTTTCTTTCTATATACTATTGGTCAACTTCAGCATATTGTCGTTTCAC gCATGGACAGTTATAAGGGCATTCGAGCGCTTGGAGATTTTCGTTTTTCCCGTACTTTCTTTTTCCGGAGAATGTGTAATGGCAGCTTACAACACCGTTTTAATGCAGTGGATTATAGACGCCAGTTCCGCCGTTTTTCATCGAGC TTATTGCGGCGAATGGTACACTGCGCCAATCTCACAGCAGAAGACATTGCTGCTAATCATGCGGAAATGTATGAAACCAGCTGCTATCACGTTTGCCAACGTTTTTACCTTATCAATGCAAAAGTATGCTATG GCTGCGGAAACAGTGTTCAGCTACTTTATGGTGCTTTGCTCCCTTCAATGA
- the LOC143174330 gene encoding uncharacterized protein LOC143174330 isoform X1 translates to MGKSVNIFKTQYFNFCRILLIATGQWPYQNKVVAIPLRSVICTMLIIIINAQICKIYESGNSVQTLVETVPYLLSAVIPAMRYRNSLMNIKRRKNLFDRIKYDWECAVLNNEDHIFESYAKGAWKLSMVYATILNSMMVLYVIVEIVLLVLNRLSSWSFTSLSHLPIQVEFFIDEDKYFYYILAFTNLTVSTGCMAHLALDMEMNIIINHACTMFAIVGQRLEKVFRINLDEHKKRAHVNQMLIRTIKYHRDALQFVDCISSYCSGFYVLSFYILLVNFSILSFHAWTVIRAFERLEIFVFPVLSFSGECVMAAYNTVLMQWIIDASSAVFHRAYCGEWYTAPISQQKTLLLIMRKCMKPAAITFANVFTLSMQKLRKQCSATLWCFAPFNDHIHLCPVVIF, encoded by the exons ATGGGGAAGTCAGTGAACATCTTCAAGACTCAGTACTTCAACTTTTGCCGGATACTGTTGATTGCCACGGGCCAATGGCCTTATCAAAATAAAGTAGTAGCCATACCGCTCAGAAGTGTTATTTGTACCATGttaataatcattataaatgCACAG ATCTGTAAAATCTACGAATCGGGGAACAGCGTGCAAACACTTGTCGAGACCGTACCGTATTTACTAAGTGCCGTAATTCCTGCTATGAGATACAGAAATAGTTTGATGAACATAAAGAGG AGGAAAAACCTGTTCGACAGGATTAAATACGATTGGGAGTGTGCGGTGCTGAACAACGAAGATCATATTTTTGAATCTTACGCTAAAGGAGCATGGAAACTGTCCATGGTGTACGCTA CGATTTTGAATTCAATGATGGTATTGTATGTTATCGTTGAAATCGTGCTGTTGGTACTGAATAGGCTGTCTTCGTGGAGCTTCACTAGTCTATCGCATTTGCCGATTCAAGTCGAGTTCTTTATAGACGAGgacaaatacttttattatattttggcCTTTACTAATTTGACAGTGTCTACGGGATGCATGGCCCATCTCGCTTTAGATATGGAAATGAATATCATCATTAACCACGCGTGCACAATGTTCGCTATCGTTGG ACAGCGTTTGGAGAAGGTATTCCGTATTAATTTGGATGAACATAAAAAGAGAGCTCACGTCAATCAAATGCTTATTCGTACCATCAAGTATCACAGAGACGCCCTGCA GTTTGTGGACTGCATAAGTTCTTACTGCTCAGGGTTCTATGTACTTTCTTTCTATATACTATTGGTCAACTTCAGCATATTGTCGTTTCAC gCATGGACAGTTATAAGGGCATTCGAGCGCTTGGAGATTTTCGTTTTTCCCGTACTTTCTTTTTCCGGAGAATGTGTAATGGCAGCTTACAACACCGTTTTAATGCAGTGGATTATAGACGCCAGTTCCGCCGTTTTTCATCGAGC TTATTGCGGCGAATGGTACACTGCGCCAATCTCACAGCAGAAGACATTGCTGCTAATCATGCGGAAATGTATGAAACCAGCTGCTATCACGTTTGCCAACGTTTTTACCTTATCAATGCAAAA GCTGCGGAAACAGTGTTCAGCTACTTTATGGTGCTTTGCTCCCTTCAATGACCACATTCATTTATGTCCTGTAGTTATCTTTTAG